One genomic window of Boudabousia tangfeifanii includes the following:
- a CDS encoding DNA polymerase III subunit gamma and tau, translating to MSTALYRRYRPQTFAEVIGQEHVTDPLQAALRSGRINHAYLFSGPRGCGKTTSARILARCLNCAKGPTDVPCGECDSCRELATGGPGSIDVVEIDAASHNGVDDARELRERAAFAPARDRYKIFILDEAHMVTQQGFNALLKLVEEPPEHVKFVFATTEPDKVLGTIKSRTHHYPFRLVPPPVLQEYLEQLCTSEGISVGEGVLGLVVRAGGGSVRDSLSVLDQLMAGAEDGHVSYERAVALLGYTDSALLDDTVMALGEGNGAMVFNLVERLVDSGHDPRRFVEDFLQRLRDLVIMAVAPQASEGIFATLPQDAIERMRAQAALWGPGPLSAAADLTAEAYTNMTGATSPRLLLELLLARIMVAKQQFPAAPAASAVPAGNAGGAPSAQSGQVTPSASNANVGGAGTVTAASVSGAEDDDLSDPLASIKASFQRNQEEKTASAEPEFPEPIAAAQEPAVAPQSTPSQNTAGSTPAPSPAMPVPAVTSESVTDAPVGQSSGPVAPQPAQDNPPAQPAQPAAQAPENQTVVPESQSFQSPAAMPESTSPEAESQRGESDSAAKPVETQPAESRSVEREVSESVSSAVVPPAPVEAVFSPASEMPTQTAPANAPTEATSTPAATSTPVVAESAKTDTPAPATSEQASATAGAAGTAQGGDADLLRSLKARWPEIIEATREFSIVAGTLLQQNARPYEVVDGLVYIEMANPMIVAQLERHQAAVLQGLAKVLGRQVEIKGGAEQQLHAMISEAKAASPNPTEPASSNNEEAGNTPDSAPVLASAHVTPTAADQDDTDQDDSDQSQVEASTESVTEDDSADDLAQNIAPQAPVDPQAQVELHPESALDTDESLAERSADFGAEEQPAGQSGETEEGQSPAQVMAAETEIPADTPLAETTPQAFAASAENLVELPETGVEFENGCQAKTEPEPDPFANYDQNHQAEFAAVSNEPSAEYSAESAETTNSQVTAETVVAPAVQPEPVREEAAAPSAPKPQPEPVFEAQPKPETQQEPVTAVQPEPVVVVEPEVGVAPEPEPQPEPALASQSEPEPAPEPTAEPAPAPEPVVASEPDAQTQPESGPTVQPAPEPGPEPEPEPVLSEADAWGQALAQARQNQLNADRTDNQLGNSGVSAFASANPFGDDAAGSSSASNGNGKPQSAQSDEDLPMWQRLLAETEAEKADEGSNLSAANTNLGMAGAAAPQTNAGAPAGGAFSFDDEVYLISEEDEEYTGDSEVAGVAIAAEVLGASIIEEVIES from the coding sequence ATGAGCACTGCGTTGTACCGTCGTTATCGCCCCCAGACATTTGCGGAAGTGATTGGCCAAGAGCACGTCACCGACCCTTTGCAAGCTGCCTTGCGCTCGGGGCGCATCAACCACGCCTACCTGTTCTCAGGCCCGCGCGGTTGCGGTAAAACCACCTCTGCTCGTATTCTGGCGCGCTGCCTAAACTGTGCCAAGGGACCCACTGACGTTCCCTGTGGCGAGTGCGATTCCTGCCGTGAGCTAGCCACTGGCGGTCCCGGCTCCATCGACGTGGTAGAAATCGACGCAGCCAGCCACAACGGTGTTGACGACGCCCGCGAATTGCGCGAACGTGCCGCTTTCGCCCCTGCTCGCGACCGCTACAAGATTTTCATTCTGGACGAGGCCCACATGGTCACCCAGCAGGGCTTCAATGCTTTGCTGAAACTGGTGGAAGAACCGCCAGAACACGTGAAATTTGTTTTCGCGACCACTGAACCAGACAAGGTGCTCGGCACGATCAAGTCCCGCACCCACCACTACCCGTTCCGTCTGGTACCACCACCAGTGTTGCAGGAATACTTGGAACAGCTTTGCACCTCGGAAGGGATTTCCGTGGGCGAGGGCGTCCTCGGCCTAGTGGTTCGCGCCGGTGGCGGTTCGGTTCGTGACAGCTTGTCGGTCCTTGACCAGCTAATGGCTGGGGCCGAGGACGGTCACGTGTCCTACGAGCGGGCAGTAGCACTTTTGGGCTACACCGACTCGGCACTCCTTGACGACACTGTCATGGCCCTTGGCGAAGGTAATGGGGCCATGGTGTTCAACCTAGTGGAACGCCTGGTTGACTCGGGCCACGACCCACGTCGCTTTGTGGAAGATTTCTTGCAACGTTTGCGCGACCTAGTGATCATGGCGGTGGCACCTCAAGCCAGTGAAGGCATTTTTGCTACTTTGCCGCAGGACGCAATCGAGCGGATGCGTGCTCAGGCAGCCCTTTGGGGACCAGGTCCTCTTTCCGCGGCGGCCGACCTAACTGCGGAAGCGTACACCAACATGACTGGGGCTACCTCGCCTCGCTTGCTGCTGGAGCTCTTGCTGGCTCGCATCATGGTGGCCAAACAACAATTCCCGGCCGCCCCCGCTGCTTCTGCCGTGCCCGCCGGTAATGCTGGCGGAGCCCCGTCGGCCCAATCGGGGCAGGTTACGCCCTCGGCCAGCAACGCTAACGTGGGTGGTGCTGGTACGGTAACCGCCGCTTCGGTTAGTGGTGCTGAGGATGACGATCTTTCCGATCCTTTGGCCAGTATTAAGGCCTCTTTCCAGCGAAACCAAGAGGAAAAGACGGCATCGGCTGAACCTGAGTTCCCCGAGCCGATTGCGGCCGCGCAGGAACCTGCGGTTGCCCCGCAATCGACGCCAAGCCAAAACACGGCCGGATCAACTCCCGCACCTAGCCCGGCCATGCCAGTACCCGCAGTTACCAGTGAATCAGTGACTGATGCGCCGGTTGGTCAGTCGTCAGGACCTGTTGCTCCGCAACCCGCTCAGGACAATCCGCCTGCTCAGCCAGCTCAGCCGGCGGCGCAGGCGCCCGAAAACCAGACGGTGGTGCCAGAAAGCCAGTCCTTCCAGAGTCCGGCCGCAATGCCAGAAAGTACTTCACCTGAGGCCGAAAGCCAGCGAGGGGAGTCTGATTCTGCGGCAAAGCCGGTTGAAACTCAGCCTGCTGAAAGTCGGTCAGTTGAGCGTGAGGTAAGCGAGTCCGTTTCTTCGGCTGTGGTTCCACCGGCACCAGTTGAGGCGGTGTTTTCGCCAGCTTCTGAGATGCCTACGCAGACTGCTCCGGCAAATGCGCCGACTGAGGCTACGTCAACGCCGGCGGCTACGTCAACGCCGGTGGTCGCAGAGTCTGCAAAGACTGACACACCAGCTCCCGCAACCTCTGAGCAGGCCTCTGCTACGGCAGGTGCTGCTGGCACAGCACAAGGTGGGGATGCTGATTTACTGCGTTCCTTGAAGGCTCGTTGGCCAGAGATTATCGAAGCCACTCGCGAGTTCTCGATTGTGGCTGGCACGCTTTTGCAGCAGAATGCTCGTCCATACGAGGTAGTTGACGGCTTGGTTTACATTGAGATGGCGAACCCAATGATTGTGGCTCAGCTTGAGCGACACCAAGCAGCCGTACTGCAGGGGCTGGCCAAGGTACTCGGTCGCCAAGTTGAAATTAAGGGTGGGGCAGAACAACAACTGCACGCCATGATTTCGGAAGCAAAGGCGGCCTCGCCAAACCCTACTGAACCCGCTTCCTCAAACAATGAAGAAGCGGGAAACACCCCAGATAGCGCCCCAGTCCTAGCCTCGGCACACGTCACTCCAACTGCCGCCGACCAGGATGACACAGACCAAGATGACAGCGATCAGTCGCAGGTGGAAGCAAGCACTGAGAGTGTGACCGAGGACGATAGTGCTGACGACCTCGCCCAGAATATTGCGCCACAGGCTCCTGTTGATCCACAGGCACAGGTGGAACTGCATCCAGAATCCGCCTTGGACACTGATGAATCTTTGGCAGAACGCTCAGCCGATTTCGGGGCAGAAGAACAGCCTGCTGGTCAAAGCGGTGAAACTGAGGAAGGCCAGTCGCCCGCTCAAGTAATGGCCGCGGAAACTGAAATTCCAGCAGACACCCCGTTGGCAGAGACTACTCCACAGGCTTTTGCCGCCTCGGCAGAAAACCTAGTCGAGTTGCCCGAAACGGGAGTCGAATTCGAAAACGGTTGCCAAGCAAAAACCGAACCCGAACCAGACCCCTTTGCCAACTACGACCAAAACCACCAGGCCGAGTTCGCGGCGGTCTCCAATGAACCATCGGCAGAGTACTCAGCCGAATCCGCAGAGACGACTAACTCGCAAGTAACTGCCGAAACAGTAGTAGCTCCTGCAGTTCAGCCTGAACCGGTAAGAGAAGAGGCTGCAGCACCTTCCGCGCCTAAGCCTCAGCCTGAACCTGTGTTCGAAGCTCAGCCTAAACCAGAAACTCAGCAGGAACCGGTCACGGCCGTCCAACCTGAACCTGTCGTTGTAGTTGAACCTGAAGTCGGTGTGGCACCAGAACCCGAGCCTCAGCCCGAACCTGCACTGGCTTCTCAGTCTGAACCTGAGCCCGCACCGGAGCCGACTGCTGAGCCCGCACCAGCACCCGAGCCTGTAGTTGCGTCTGAACCTGATGCTCAGACCCAGCCCGAGTCCGGACCGACTGTTCAGCCCGCACCCGAACCGGGACCAGAACCAGAACCAGAACCGGTTTTGTCGGAGGCGGATGCTTGGGGACAGGCATTGGCACAGGCTCGCCAGAACCAGCTGAATGCTGATCGAACCGATAACCAGTTGGGCAATAGTGGCGTATCAGCTTTCGCCTCAGCTAATCCTTTCGGGGATGACGCAGCCGGCTCGTCCTCGGCCAGCAACGGAAACGGGAAGCCGCAAAGTGCTCAGAGCGACGAAGACCTGCCCATGTGGCAGCGACTTTTGGCGGAAACTGAAGCCGAAAAGGCTGATGAGGGTTCAAATCTCTCCGCTGCCAACACGAACCTAGGAATGGCCGGTGCCGCTGCTCCGCAAACTAACGCGGGTGCGCCAGCCGGTGGGGCCTTCTCCTTTGACGATGAAGTGTACTTAATCTCGGAAGAGGACGAAGAATACACAGGCGACTCGGAGGTTGCGGGCGTTGCCATTGCGGCAGAAGTCCTTGGCGCAAGTATCATCGAGGAAGTAATCGAATCCTGA
- a CDS encoding ABC transporter permease: MMQFSNVALVAKLDLRQRVRATNWRLSLGLWALAMFVVLMTLRYFIEPLFGVSEQNALHWVVVFDALFVFSLAITLLVTATLSATAINGDRRSQNLAVLQVTPLSSKEIVLGKIMAAWVAAMCFYLVALPFMLVATWWSGLGFFTHILAVLTASVVLWVVCCLGVYFSTVTPRQASSTSITFLVVLSLVLAPVVLTTLGGKASAITYTYETHRLIEDVPGKKPMNDRVDQGGPSEDNPRNRWRCQAIKVTEKQENYQYIWWVNLANPFVLTAMPLGRLENQVFNRGMNDRTPPEEISPLISGVSSLKQMSSRPGHEAYEDACVEGKIVFNEIPQGPEFRAFTVHTGETGLQDLEWVLALLLYFVGGYLTYTKAAKRLELPMRKLPRNTRVA, from the coding sequence ATGATGCAGTTTAGTAATGTGGCCTTGGTGGCTAAGCTGGATTTGCGTCAGCGTGTCCGGGCCACGAATTGGCGTTTGTCGCTGGGTTTGTGGGCACTAGCTATGTTCGTGGTGCTGATGACTTTGCGGTATTTCATTGAACCGCTTTTTGGGGTCTCCGAGCAGAATGCTTTGCATTGGGTGGTTGTTTTCGACGCCCTGTTTGTTTTCTCTTTGGCGATTACTTTGTTGGTGACGGCGACTTTGTCGGCCACCGCGATTAATGGGGATCGGCGGAGCCAGAATTTGGCGGTGTTGCAGGTGACCCCGTTGTCTTCGAAGGAGATCGTCCTCGGCAAGATTATGGCAGCCTGGGTGGCGGCAATGTGCTTCTACCTGGTGGCGTTGCCGTTCATGCTGGTGGCTACTTGGTGGTCCGGTTTAGGCTTTTTCACGCACATTCTGGCGGTTCTGACGGCCTCGGTGGTGTTGTGGGTGGTTTGCTGTCTGGGCGTCTACTTTTCAACGGTGACGCCGCGTCAGGCCAGTTCCACTTCGATTACTTTCTTGGTGGTGCTCAGCCTTGTGCTTGCTCCAGTCGTGCTCACTACCTTGGGCGGCAAGGCCTCGGCTATCACTTACACCTACGAAACGCACCGTTTGATCGAGGACGTGCCCGGCAAGAAACCGATGAATGATCGGGTAGATCAGGGTGGTCCAAGCGAGGATAATCCACGTAATCGTTGGCGCTGCCAGGCCATTAAGGTGACCGAGAAGCAGGAAAACTACCAGTACATTTGGTGGGTTAACCTAGCTAATCCCTTCGTGTTAACAGCCATGCCTTTGGGGCGTCTGGAAAACCAGGTGTTTAATCGCGGCATGAATGACCGCACTCCCCCGGAAGAAATTTCTCCCCTGATTTCTGGGGTTTCCTCCTTGAAGCAAATGTCGTCCCGTCCGGGTCACGAGGCTTATGAGGATGCTTGTGTGGAAGGGAAGATCGTCTTCAACGAGATTCCGCAAGGCCCTGAATTCCGTGCCTTTACCGTGCACACCGGCGAAACTGGCCTGCAGGATTTGGAGTGGGTCTTGGCCCTACTGCTTTACTTTGTGGGCGGATATTTGACTTACACTAAGGCGGCAAAACGGCTGGAATTGCCGATGCGGAAGCTGCCGCGCAATACTCGCGTCGCCTGA
- the recR gene encoding recombination mediator RecR: protein MYDGALQDLIDELGMLPGVGPKSAQRIAFHILDQDQTEVDRLIAALKAVKVKVHHCETCGNLSENDQCRICADPRRDNSIICVVEQAQDVQAIERTHAFRGLYHVLGGAIDPIRGIGPDQLRVKGLLQRLADGTVKEVVIATDPNIEGEATATYLARMLETMAVPASRLALGLPVGGDLEYADEITLGRAFEGRRLL, encoded by the coding sequence ATGTACGACGGCGCCTTGCAAGACCTAATCGACGAATTGGGAATGCTACCCGGGGTGGGCCCCAAATCGGCCCAGCGGATCGCTTTCCACATTCTCGACCAAGATCAGACCGAGGTCGACCGGCTCATTGCCGCCCTCAAAGCCGTCAAAGTTAAAGTGCACCACTGTGAAACCTGCGGCAACCTGTCCGAAAACGACCAGTGCCGCATCTGTGCCGATCCGCGGCGCGACAACAGCATCATCTGCGTGGTCGAACAAGCCCAAGACGTGCAAGCGATCGAACGCACCCACGCATTCCGCGGACTCTACCATGTACTCGGCGGGGCCATCGACCCGATCCGTGGCATCGGCCCCGACCAGCTACGCGTCAAAGGCCTGCTGCAGCGTTTAGCTGATGGCACCGTTAAGGAAGTTGTGATCGCCACCGACCCCAATATCGAGGGCGAAGCAACCGCTACCTATCTGGCCCGAATGCTAGAAACCATGGCCGTGCCAGCGTCTCGACTCGCCCTCGGCCTGCCAGTCGGCGGCGACCTCGAATATGCCGACGAAATTACCCTAGGACGCGCCTTCGAAGGACGCCGACTACTCTAG